The stretch of DNA AATTTTACTCATGCACAATGTACAAAAAATAGTTCTTTTAAGCATAAATACTTTGCAATATGCACAAATAGAAGGCAACAAAAATGCCTGTAAATTATCTTTTAGAGCTAATAACAAAGAATAAATCATGGCCGTTTTATCTGCTGAAACATTACTATACTAGTACCAATAACAATTGCTACATCTGCTATATTAAAAACCGGCCAGAACCAATTTTTATATGAAAGTACAATAAAATCAACAACACCAGAATAAAATAGACGATCCGTCAAATTAGCGACAGAACCGGCAATAATACAAATCTCTCCTAGAATAGAAATACCTTGTCGATATTGATTATATGCATACCAACATAGCGCACCAGTAATTATTACAATGGCACATGAAACCATAAAAAAAATAAAATCATTTGTTGAATGTAACAGCCCCCAAGAAACACCACGATTAATGACAACATCAAAAGTGACATATGAGTTTATCACATAAACAAAATCTGTGCACCACGCCAGAGCTGCTATCTTTAGAACGCGATCAACAATAAAAATAAAAATGGCCACCAAAATGTAGTTTTTCATGGTATTGAACATACTATCTAATAATCGCTCCATGTTGCTGCAATTGATCAATAATGCCATTCCAAAGTTCATCTACCTCATGCGAGATAAGCGTTTTATTCTTATCACACATTTCAACATGAAATGTCATCGCTTTTTCTTGTTTCCATTCATTTTTCGTAAAGAAATCGATAAGAGTCACTGTTGCAATGCGATTATCAATAGATTTAATTATATCTATCACCCTATCGGTAGTCATATGCAATGGAATTAACATACTCACATCACGGCGTACTGATGGATATTTTGATAATGGTTCAAAGCGTACAATTGGTCGCTTATATGCAAGAAGATAATCAGCATTAATTTCAAAAATAAATGCTGATCCCCCGGTAGAAGAAAATCGATGTAACGCTGATTCATCTATCATACCAGCGATACCAATAGATATTTCATTATGCATAAGCATGGACATTTGATGAGATGAATACCATGGATAGCCAATTTCATTATGCTGTTTCCACATAATATCCATATGTAACTCATCAAACATACGCATGAGCAATGATTTACCAGCATAAAAATCGATATCTTGCTCTTTTGATCCTGCGGTGAGATTTTGATTAAAGAAAATACCACTCACTGATTTTTGCTCAACAATATTGTCATCTTTCATATACCAGACACGACCCCATTCATAAAAACGTAATGCGGTATGATGAATACTATTTTCACCAACAGCAGCAATCAAATGAGGCTGCAAGGTGGTAACAAGTCGTGTATAGTTTTCAGAAATAGGATTTTTAATTGGTATATAGTTTGACGGTTGCCACGCACATTTACGCAACACAGATTCATCAAAAAAAGAATATCCATATAATTCATGCATCATCAACCCATAACTGAGCGAATGCTTGATTGTACGCGTTATTTTAGTTGTATGTAAATCAGATGAGTGTAATTGCAAGGAAGGCATAACTCGTGGCAATGTATCATACCCAATAAAACGACCAACTTCTTCTACAATATCTTCCGGTATTTTAATATCTTTTGTAGCTCTAAAGGATGGAACCGTAATAATATATATGATTTTGCTATCCTCAACTGATTGCTCAATACCAAAAGAAATTTTTTCCAAAATCCTCACAATACGTTCAGGCTGAATAAGAATACCAAGATATTGCTCAATAAATGTATGCTTTATAGTAATGACGGAAGATTGTATGCTTTTACCCAATGATATAATATGTTCATCTAGTTGATACGTAACACCTGCGGCATTCATTAAAAACAAAAACCTCATCAAGGCATCAATATTTTGATACGGATCAAGACTTTTTTCAAATCGTATTGAGGCTTCAGTTCGTTTCTTATGACGCGCTGATGTACGCCTAATTATTGTTGGATCAAAATGTGCTGATTCAATAAGTACCGACTTTGTCTGCGCAGTAATACTTGTGGTTGATCCTCCCATAACACCTGCCAAAGAAATAGGCATATCACCATCGGCGATAATAATATCATGAGACGTTAATTCAATATTGTCACCATCAAGTAATGATAACTTTTCAGAAGCGTTCGCATGCGTAATAATAATTTTTTTTGACGGCAACTTATCTGCATCAAAAGCATGCATTGGTTGCCCAAGATCAAGCATTACATAATTTGTTGCATCAACTAAAAAATTAATAGCTCTACTGTCAATACGGCTTAATCGTGCAACAATATTCAATTGAGACGACGGTGAACTAATAGATGATATATGCAAAGCAGCAAAACGTTCACATGTCTCTGTAGACTTGATCTCAAAAGAAAATCTATTATTTATACTGCTAGGTGCTACAGATGGATACGTCATAATATCTTTTTGCACGATAAATTCTTCAATAGGCTTTAATGGCAAGTTCAACATCGCCGCAATTTCACGAGCTAAACCACGATGCCCCCATAAATCAGGACGATTATTTATCGATTTATTATCAATTTCAATAATATAATCATGCAACTCTATCGTTGACTTCCATCCCCCTGAACACAAACTTTCTGTAATATCAAATGCCGGTAACAACATTTCCTTAATTCCACCAAAAATTACAGATGTTGCCCATTTTGGCATGCCACCATCATCAAAAATCATATACCAGGAATTAATCACAATATCATCGCGCAATGACATACTATATTCTCTATTATGCTCTATAGATCGTACAATAATTGCGTTTTCTGTAGCGCTTACCACCCGCGCTAAGGTTAAAACGTTAACATTGAGAATAACTTCTTTCCACGATTCAATTTCTGCAGTTGTTTTAATAAAAATATCAACCAACTGCGAAATATTAATGTCTGAT from Candidatus Babeliales bacterium encodes:
- the pheT gene encoding phenylalanine--tRNA ligase subunit beta; translated protein: MKISLNWIFDHIQGKLSDINISQLVDIFIKTTAEIESWKEVILNVNVLTLARVVSATENAIIVRSIEHNREYSMSLRDDIVINSWYMIFDDGGMPKWATSVIFGGIKEMLLPAFDITESLCSGGWKSTIELHDYIIEIDNKSINNRPDLWGHRGLAREIAAMLNLPLKPIEEFIVQKDIMTYPSVAPSSINNRFSFEIKSTETCERFAALHISSISSPSSQLNIVARLSRIDSRAINFLVDATNYVMLDLGQPMHAFDADKLPSKKIIITHANASEKLSLLDGDNIELTSHDIIIADGDMPISLAGVMGGSTTSITAQTKSVLIESAHFDPTIIRRTSARHKKRTEASIRFEKSLDPYQNIDALMRFLFLMNAAGVTYQLDEHIISLGKSIQSSVITIKHTFIEQYLGILIQPERIVRILEKISFGIEQSVEDSKIIYIITVPSFRATKDIKIPEDIVEEVGRFIGYDTLPRVMPSLQLHSSDLHTTKITRTIKHSLSYGLMMHELYGYSFFDESVLRKCAWQPSNYIPIKNPISENYTRLVTTLQPHLIAAVGENSIHHTALRFYEWGRVWYMKDDNIVEQKSVSGIFFNQNLTAGSKEQDIDFYAGKSLLMRMFDELHMDIMWKQHNEIGYPWYSSHQMSMLMHNEISIGIAGMIDESALHRFSSTGGSAFIFEINADYLLAYKRPIVRFEPLSKYPSVRRDVSMLIPLHMTTDRVIDIIKSIDNRIATVTLIDFFTKNEWKQEKAMTFHVEMCDKNKTLISHEVDELWNGIIDQLQQHGAIIR
- the lspA gene encoding signal peptidase II — encoded protein: MNFGMALLINCSNMERLLDSMFNTMKNYILVAIFIFIVDRVLKIAALAWCTDFVYVINSYVTFDVVINRGVSWGLLHSTNDFIFFMVSCAIVIITGALCWYAYNQYRQGISILGEICIIAGSVANLTDRLFYSGVVDFIVLSYKNWFWPVFNIADVAIVIGTSIVMFQQIKRP